The genomic stretch CCACGCCTCAAACTTGCCCCAACCCACAACAGGTAAGCCCGCACCAAACATATCAACGACTTTCATAGGGAGGTCAACGCCAGAAGATGACGTGTGTAGCGAGACACCCAGGTCCGCTGCAGCGAGGAGAAGAGCGTAGTCTGAATGTGATAGCCACGCCGTTTTAATAACAACGTTTAGGAGTTTGTTCTCTTGGTTTAGCTGCTTGATCTGTTCGAGGTAGTACTCTTTCTGCGGCCCTTTTCCCGTGATAATGGCGAGGAGTTTGGGGAGATGGGTTTTGGACGTGCATTGTGCGGAGTAAGCGACGAGGGcggagaggaggagggagaaGTCTTCGTCGGCGGTCCACGAGGTGGCGCTGACGACGAGTTTCCAGGGGGATTGCGAAGTAGGCGAGAGGTCGGCGGCGTGTTGGGCTGTCTCTGGTAATCGGGCGAGGAAGTTTGAGCGTTCCTCGGGAGTGATGGGCTGGAAGATGGAGGCCGGGCGGTCGTGGAGGGCCGAGGCTGTGACGCCGTAGGAGGCTTTGAGGACGCGGGCCATAGCGTTTGTTACGGTGATGTGGTGGGTTGCGGCTTTTGCGAAGAGCTTTTCGTATTTTTCTGATATCTGGACGAGGGGGTGGGTGGGGCTGAGTTTCATGGCGAGGATCGTGTAGCCAAAGTTGTGCCAGTCAATTACGAGGTCAGTGCGGCGGAGGAAGCATACCAGGCTGGCTACAGCGAGTGTTGGTATTGAAGGTGGGTTCTGTACGAGAGTCCATCTCGCTGGCTGAGAGCGGTAGCCCAGTGCGCGGTATAGCGACCATACCTGCCAGAGGACTTTGAGCGGTGCTAGAAAGGGGAAGAGAAGTTTGCTGCTTGAACGTAGGAAACCCGGTGCCGGTGAAAGTGGGATGATGTCAATCAATGGATTCGAGACAATTTCCGGAAGTATCTCAGACTCTGTACTTCGTATTAGCCGTGTGCATAAACGCCAAGAGGATGCTATTCACCTTGATAGCCGATGAGAAACACTCTACCGCCGTGTTTGGCGATGCTCAAAGCATGATACTGCATGCGGGGTGAACGGCCAATGTCTCCCAACACCACAACTTGCACAGACCGTCCCTGCTTCCAGTGAACCGGATCCTTCCCATCTCTTGTCTTCATAGGTATCTCCTTTCCATCCGCGCCCACAAACCTAAGCGGCTTATCCTTGTACGGATCATATTGCCTGGGTAACGTGACCAGCAAAAGCGTAAACAGCGTTGACAAGACTACACCAACACCGAGAAGCACAGAAAAGACACTAGCGTACTTTTCGGGGGTGTCGTCGTCGAACATTATGGTGTTTTGTTAGTACCGTCCAATTGCGAGACGGGTGCGGGAAAGGGTTTCGGCGTCGTGCGTCAGTGCCAAGGATTGCGGAGATGGAACCGGGGGCGTGGCCGAAAGGGGAAGTCGGCTAAGATAGTCATGTCCATCTGTAAGACCCCTGAAAGTTGATACGTGATAATGCTAGCTAAGGGCCCCAAGCTGCTATCAGATGGCGGCGGCGTAGTAGCCTCAATGCAGTGACCTCGCGCCTTGACACCCCGCCGGCTTGAATCTACGGCTACGCCATACTTCCGCCGAGACCTTGTATAGCAAAAGCACTTTTTGCACCCGTTCTGTCCCCTCAACCATTTGCGGCCCCACACCGCCGACTTGTTCAAGACCAGTGTCGCGACGCACCTGAAGGTTGTACGACGACATGGCGTCGACGTATGCCCTGCCCATCGTTACCACGGCGCACGCACACAGTCATGCGCGTTCCATATCACAATACACGCCCGAAGCGTCTTCGTATGCAAACGGTGCATTAAACGCTTCCACGCCCGAGAAGAAACACGGTCACCGACATGCCCGGTCCGAAATGAATGGAAACGGTCATTCGCATGGCGCGGTATCCTCGCCTTatgccaacaacaacacaaACGCGCACGAGCACACTCACGGTCTCGAACGATCGACATCATCTGATTCGGCGTATACGTTGAAGCCGTTCTTGAACGCGagatcgaagaagacgccGGTTGTTGACAAATATGGCTTCTCGCCGGTATCGCCAATACAAGAGTCGCCGGCTC from Pyrenophora tritici-repentis strain M4 chromosome 1, whole genome shotgun sequence encodes the following:
- a CDS encoding Glyco-trans-1-4 multi-domain protein gives rise to the protein MFDDDTPEKYASVFSVLLGVGVVLSTLFTLLLVTLPRQYDPYKDKPLRFVGADGKEIPMKTRDGKDPVHWKQGRSVQVVVLGDIGRSPRMQYHALSIAKHGGRVFLIGYQESEILPEIVSNPLIDIIPLSPAPGFLRSSSKLLFPFLAPLKVLWQVWSLYRALGYRSQPARWTLVQNPPSIPTLAVASLVCFLRRTDLVIDWHNFGYTILAMKLSPTHPLVQISEKYEKLFAKAATHHITVTNAMARVLKASYGVTASALHDRPASIFQPITPEERSNFLARLPETAQHAADLSPTSQSPWKLVVSATSWTADEDFSLLLSALVAYSAQCTSKTHLPKLLAIITGKGPQKEYYLEQIKQLNQENKLLNVVIKTAWLSHSDYALLLAAADLGVSLHTSSSGVDLPMKVVDMFGAGLPVVGWGKFEAWPELVKQGVNGLGFQSEEELALQLEAFFDRDTRLRETLKRGGVGGEWASMG